CGAACGACGCCCTTTTTGTGTTGTTGTACCGGTTCCGCAGCGTGTGGTTTCCCGCGAAGACAATCGGCAATCCCGTCTCATCGTTTACGCAACGCAACGAATCCAGCGTCAGGTCGTTCAGGTGCTGCGCTTCATCGATAATCAGCAATTCCGGGCCTTGCTGCCATTCGGTCGCGTTGCACATGACGTGATGAATTTCCGCAGCCCGTTGGGGCGAATACCCGGTCAACGCCTTGCAGATCAGTTGCAATGCCGCCGACATGGACGCCACGGCCGGGTTCATCAGGCAGTATCGCGTATTCGGGTTTTGCTCCCTGTACCAGCGCAACGTTGTCGTCTTGCCGACGCCAGGCGCGCCGACGATAAGGCCGATATCGCGGAGTTCGCGTGTCATTTCGAGAACCCGGATGATATCGGTGGCAGTCGGCGTTTCACAAAAACCGGGATCGCTTCTCCGGTTGAAAAAATCGATGACTTCCGGCATATCATTCTCCTGCTTAGAGACGGCCTTTTCGGGGCCACAATGGAGGGCGGCCGGCTGCTACCGCGCCGCCCTCCGGTTTTTCGACTTTCCTAAAAACTTGTCGCTGGCGTCGCGAAACGCCTGGCGATCCGCCTCGGCTTGCGCCCGCTCGATGGCCTTGCGTTCACCGGGCGTTGCGGCCATGTCCCTGCCGATAGCCCGCATGGTGTCGGAAAGCCGTATTGTCCCGGCGCTTTCGGGAACCGGCGCTGCATCCGCGCGTTCCGCCAGGCGCTTCAACTCTGCCCGCATATCGACGGGATCTACATCGCCGCGCATTTCATTGATGGCCCGGCGGTTGACGCTCTGCCGTTTCGCGGCCTCCCTGGCGCCGGCCGGATCGAGAATATCGAATGCAACATCGGGCACGGCCAGGCCTATGTATTTTTCATGCCGGTCGCACACGGCAAGCTGCGACAGGTCACCTGAAACCGGTACCCGGATATATATTTGTGTGCCGGCCGGAAGCCGCTGGATTTCGCGGGATGTATAGGAAACGTTGTTCAGGGTGAACGCGCCCTGGCTGACTTTCCGCGACACGGTCCTGGCAAATACGGCGCGCAGCGCTGTCTCTTCAATATCCATGCGCTGCCAACCGGCTTCGACGGCTTCCGCAAATTTCTGACGCGGCGATAATCCGGCGAGAAACCCCGATTGCGGCGTTGTCTCGTATGCCGCCAGGGCGTTCGCCAGGTCCTCCCGGAAACGGTGTTCGCCATGAGGATACGGCTTCGGTTCCCTGCCGACATTGGCGGTTTTTTTCTTCATTCGGTTGCCGCCAATCCATCCCGGCAGCATCGAGAATACGCCGCCTTCCAGGACACCGAACCCGCCTTCGATTGCCTTCGCCGGGGCATTGTAGGGCCGCGCCTTGATGATCGCCGAAGAACGCGCCCGAAATATCTTCGCCAGCTCGGGGTCCGAGTCCAGGTGACGGATCGTCGTATTGAGCTGCATTGCGTCGTCGATAAGGCCGGCCCAGTTGTATTCGCCGCCGTTGTCCAGATAGAGGTTTTGCGGCATGCCCCATTCGGGATGCAGCGCCATGGCAATAACTGATTCGACGACATGCTCCTGGCGGACGCCTTCGCCCTTCTTCAGGAAAACCGGCCAGAAAAAGAACCGGTTCGTCGCCAGATCGTACCAGGCAACGAGTTTCGGCGTGAACGTCCCGCCGCCAGGCCGGGGCAGGAGGATATCGATAGGGTGAACGTCACCGACGACGATATCCATCGGAAGCCGCCCGTCGCGGCTCCGCTTTATCCGTGGCGCCGACCTGTCGAAATGGCGTTTCCGGTCCTTGTCATATATTGCAATTTCACGATAGGGCCGCGCGGCTTCCACGAAGGGGCGGCTCACTGTGCAAATGGCTCTGAGACGCCTTTTATCGGTGTCGTAACCGGCGTCTAAAGTCTCTTCATACAAGGTCTCGTTGGCGAAACGCGCGATCCACTGCCAGCCGATAGACAGGTTTTCCGCAAAGAACGACCGCGTTTTGCGCTGTACCGTTTCGGCAATCCGCGCCTTCGTAGCATCATCGAACGGAACGCCGTCGCTCCATGTCCGGCTGATGAAGACCCGGCTCGCGCCTTTATCCGACCGCTGG
This genomic interval from Alphaproteobacteria bacterium contains the following:
- a CDS encoding helix-turn-helix domain-containing protein, which encodes MELAWIDASAFAEAAGITARPARFALSRAHAGHPWRKHNLIVRTVRGKGGKSGVQYQVRVDSLPAPLQDAWHAQALVPVVDDSPVQIVSQHSKTAHWRYGVIEDALQHPARTAERSETIERLSRKSVAWPSGRYATVSAKSIRRWIRDYEAGGMAGLRDRQRSDKGASRVFISRTWSDGVPFDDATKARIAETVQRKTRSFFAENLSIGWQWIARFANETLYEETLDAGYDTDKRRLRAICTVSRPFVEAARPYREIAIYDKDRKRHFDRSAPRIKRSRDGRLPMDIVVGDVHPIDILLPRPGGGTFTPKLVAWYDLATNRFFFWPVFLKKGEGVRQEHVVESVIAMALHPEWGMPQNLYLDNGGEYNWAGLIDDAMQLNTTIRHLDSDPELAKIFRARSSAIIKARPYNAPAKAIEGGFGVLEGGVFSMLPGWIGGNRMKKKTANVGREPKPYPHGEHRFREDLANALAAYETTPQSGFLAGLSPRQKFAEAVEAGWQRMDIEETALRAVFARTVSRKVSQGAFTLNNVSYTSREIQRLPAGTQIYIRVPVSGDLSQLAVCDRHEKYIGLAVPDVAFDILDPAGAREAAKRQSVNRRAINEMRGDVDPVDMRAELKRLAERADAAPVPESAGTIRLSDTMRAIGRDMAATPGERKAIERAQAEADRQAFRDASDKFLGKSKNRRAAR
- a CDS encoding AAA family ATPase, which encodes MTRELRDIGLIVGAPGVGKTTTLRWYREQNPNTRYCLMNPAVASMSAALQLICKALTGYSPQRAAEIHHVMCNATEWQQGPELLIIDEAQHLNDLTLDSLRCVNDETGLPIVFAGNHTLRNRYNNTKRASFAQFTSRIGPKLFLDESTYSDIAALARHHGVTDRKAVAFLERHSIHAGLRYVGKLLAIAGKGGPVTLATLKEASMSLGDGQ